One window of Populus nigra chromosome 5, ddPopNigr1.1, whole genome shotgun sequence genomic DNA carries:
- the LOC133695484 gene encoding 26S proteasome regulatory subunit S10B homolog B, whose amino-acid sequence MATINNDGEDAARRRNAEAEYRKKLLHHKELESRVRSARENLKAAKKEFNKTEDDLKSLQSVGQIIGEVLRPLDNERLIVKASSGPRYVVGCRSKVDKEKLTSGTRVVLDMTTLTIMRALPREVDPVVYNMLHEDPGNVSYSAVGGLSDQIRELRESIELPLMNPELFLRVGIKPPKGVLLYGPPGTGKTLLARAIASNIDANFLKVVSSAIIDKYIGESARLIREMFGYARDHQPCIIFMDEIDAIGGRRFSEGTSADREIQRTLMELLNQLDGFDQLGKVKMIMATNRPDVLDPALLRPGRLDRKIEIPLPNEQSRMEILKIHAAGIAKHGDIDYEAVVKLAEGFNGADLRNVCTEAGMSAIRAERDYVIHEDFMKAVRKLNEAKKLESSAHYNADFGKD is encoded by the exons atggcaACCATAAACAACGACGGAGAAGACGCAGCACGACGTCGCAATGCAGAGGCGGAGTACCGCAAAAAGTTACTCCACCACAAAGAGCTCGAATCCAGAGTTCGATCTG CGAGGGAGAATTTGAAAGCTGCAAAGAAAGAATTTAACAAAACCGAAGATGATTTGAAGTCTCTTCAAAGTGTTGGTCAGATTATAGGAGAAGTTCTTCGACCTCTTGACAACGAACGCT tgATTGTTAAAGCTAGCAGTGGACCTCGGTATGTGGTAGGCTGCCGTAGTAAAGTGGATAAGGAAAAACTGACTTCAGGAACCAGAGTGGTTCTTGATATGACTACGCTTACGATTATGCGTGCTCTTCCGCGTGAA GTTGATCCAGTTGTTTATAACATGCTGCACGAAGATCCTGGTAATGTGAGTTACTCGGCTGTTGGTGGTTTATCTGATCAGATTAGGGAATTAAGGGAATCCATTGAGTTACCTCTGATGAACCCTGAGCTTTTCCTTAGGGTGGGGATTAAACCTCCCAAG GGTGTCCTTCTTTATGGACCTCCTGGTACTGGGAAGACATTGTTGGCTAGGGCCATTGCGAGCAACATAGATGCCAACTTTTTGAAG GTTGTTTCAAGTGCCATCATTGACAAATACATAGGAGAAAGTGCTAGGTTGATACGAGAAATGTTTGGATATGCACGTGATCACCAA CCCTGCATCATTTTCATGGATGAGATCGATGCAATTGGTGGACGCCGTTTTAGTGAGGGAACAAGTGCTGATCGTGAAATCCAAAGAACATTGATGGAGTTGCTTAACCAACTTGATGGATTTGATCAGCTTGGGAAG GTTAAAATGATAATGGCAACGAACCGCCCTGATGTTCTTGACCCTGCACTTCTTCGTCCGGGAAGATTAGACAGAAAGATAGAGATTCCACTACCAAATGAACAGTCAAGAATGGAAATCCTAAAGATCCATGCTGCTGGAATTGCCAAGCATGGAGATATAGATTATGAGGCTGTTGTGAAACTTGCAGAG GGTTTCAATGGAGCTGATCTTCGTAATGTTTGCACGGAAGCTGGGATGTCAGCAATCCGCGCAGAACGCGATTATGTCATCCATGAAGATTTTATGAAG GCTGTACGGAAGCTCAATGAAGCAAAGAAACTCGAGTCTAGCGCACATTATAATGCTGATTTTGGCAAAGACTGA
- the LOC133695485 gene encoding uncharacterized protein LOC133695485 — MEERILRIITLGIISWTTAFYLFRKFLPKRSFEFCNRLVSTVHATLAFTLASLSVEDWTCPVCPLASRPSPSQMQALAVSLSYLIYDLICCQFDKRVTIDNTIHHLVSIVGIGVGLAYGKCGSELIAALCITEISSPFLHLRELLKELGYRDTDLNLAADILFAVVFSFARMVFGPYLAWVTLTADNPLVIKAMAVGLQLVSAYWFFKIAGMMKYKLTKRVASKNLVYTEKLLNKVQ, encoded by the exons ATGGAAGAGCGTATTTTAAGAATAATCACATTGGGAATCATTTCATGGACAACAGCATTTTATCTCTTTAGAAAGTTCTTGCCAAAGCGATCTTTTGAATTCTGCAATCGCCTTGTTTCTACGGTCCATGCAACTTTAGCTTTTACACTTGCTTCTCTCTCTGTTGAAGACTGGACATGCCCAGTTTGTCCTCTGGCTTCGAGACCTTCACCCAGTCAG ATGCAAGCCCTGGCAGTTTCCCTTTCTTATCTCATTTATGATCTGATATGCTGTCAATTCGACAAGCGAGTCACCATTGACAACACGATACACCATTTGGTTAGCATTGTTGGAATAGGAGTAGGCCTTGCCTATGGGAAG TGTGGATCAGAATTGATTGCAGCCCTATGCATAACAGAGATCTCTAGCCCTTTCCTTCACCTGAGAGAACTTCTCAAGGAGCTTGGTTACCGGGACACTGACCTTAATTTGGCTGCTGAT ATCTTATTTGCAGTTGTATTCTCGTTTGCAAGAATGGTTTTTGGGCCTTACCTTGCTTGGGTGACTCTTACAGCCGACAATCCTCTCGTTATCAAG GCAATGGCAGTGGGATTACAGCTGGTTAGTGCTTACTGGTTCTTCAAGATTGCCGGGATGATGAAGTACAAGCTAACCAAAAGGGTTGCATCTAAGAACCTTGTCTACACTGAAAAGTTGTTAAATAAAGTTCAATGA